The segment AGATGGAGACCGTAAATGCTGGACATATGATGAGCTTAGCAGCACTACAGAGACAAGACCCGTACATAAACAATTTGCTAGATGTTACCGGCCAGGTGGCTCTCTACAACTTCAACTCCAAAGCAAACGAATGGGTATGTTTGTGAGTTTTTGTAGGACACTGAACAGGTTCGCGGAAAGACACCAGAGCTAGCTAAGTATTTAGTTAGCATGCTAGGTTCTtgataaaaatatacatatgaCTGCGCAgagggtgtttttgtttttcattgccTATAACGTATCCCAGTAATGTACCcagttgttgtgttttgatGCCAGTGTCGATGATAGGTTAGCGTTATCTTGTTTTAACTAGCTGAAGTTGAATATCAATGCTAACAACGTCATACAGCACGTTTTGATTAGCGCCTGTTTGACACCGAACGCCTGTTTTCGTTTCAGGAGAAGACAGAAATTGAGGGCACCCTGTTTGTTTATTCGAGGTAAGGACAAGTTCCTCATAAAAATCACGACGTCATTGAAGTTGTTTACTTGCTCGTTGCGTTACATTTCTTTGCGCTGTCATGTGATGTACCGGTGTAGGCCGCAGTCTTTGTAAACAAACCAGAGCGGTTCGTCTGCATCCCTATGCTTTGGTGTTTTATATAGATGTAGTGCTGTTAAGAAAGTGGTCCTGAGTTTTCCCAAGGCGTTTATCTTTTTCATGCAGAAGAAAGTCATTGATTGTATCTCATTAATTTATAACAGGGATTAATTTGGTCTGGTGCTCGAGAGAGCTCAGCGCAGCggaattttaaaaatacatgaagTTAGTCAAACAATAAGCAACAAGTGATCGCGTCTTCACAGTCGCCACAAACACTGGCTCTAACATTACTGGTTAAAGACATTAAATGATAAATGCCTTACTAAATCTAACACAGAAGATGATGTATAGGTCGTGCGCTGTGATCAAGTGAGATGTTCTTGTGTTAAGGTCTGCCTCACCTCACCATGGATTCACTATCATGAATCGACTGAGTACTGAGAACCTTGTGGAGCCGATCAATAAAGACCTGGAGTTCCAACTACAGGATCCTTTTTTACTCTACAGGAAAGGCAACTGTGAGTATGTCGGCCtataaaaacacttaaatagTAATGTCATACAGCAGAAAGACAAATATTTCTTCCATTGAAATCTGATGTACTTTTATAATGGCTGAGCTTTGCACCCTTTTTACTTGATTACTTTTATTGTCTTATTTGTGTAATCAGTTTGAAAACAGCGAACTGTATATGTACACACCTCTGAAAATGCCGAACAAACACCTGCCCAGTGTTCTTTGGAACATCTCCTCTCCCTTTTTCTTGAAGCCATTTTGCGGTTTTGAAGAATTAAGCAGGAACAGTTTTTCACTCATGGCCCTACGCTGTCCCACCAGACAGCACCGGTCTCAGCTTGGGTCAGCCACAGTCAACATTTTGCATTGGGTccacaaccaaaaaaaagacTTCAGGATCCAATTGAGGAAGCACACTACTGTTTGATATTATTATACAAATGGTCATTTCCCCCAATGAGGTCCTCTGATGGAAAAggttaaacaggaagtacagtaAAACTAATAAAGGTCCTCAGATCTTCAGAAAGTAACTGACAGCGCTGCCACCAAGGTAATCGATCAGAAGTCGGAAGAGAAGTTTCATCAGCGCAATGAATAAGGAGTTTGATTGTTTTCCCATTTGTTTGCTGATAAGAAAAAATAACATGGCTAAAGTCAATGTCAGAGTAGACTGCTCCCCTTTTGGACTTTGCTTGCCCATCAGCCTAGCTGGTATGGAGGACATGATGCAATGTTTTTGTTGGCAGGTTCTCCTCCGCTTCACTTGAGGGCTGTTGTCATTTTAATTCCTCAAAGTGGCGTCCGTTGCTGATTAAAATTTAGGTTAGTCCACAGTATTCCTTGGGTTGTGCTGAGATATTTCTGAAAGCTGAAGACAGGTCAAAGTAAATTCCAGCGGGTGGTATCCTCCTTTGGTTTTTGTTGTCTCTGATTTTGGTCTTGTCAGTTTTTTCAGTAAAGCAACACACGGGTGATTCAAAAATAGTTCACTGATATTATTGTATAGATTCTTCAGAGATCTGTTGATAATGAACTTGTAGTTTGAAGAGTGGTGATCTTGCTGCTCAAGGCTGATAAGTGTACACGATCAATGCTGTTGTGGAGACATGTTTTTGGACCCACACCTGTTTACACAGCTTCATATTCCCCATGGTAGCAGTTGATGCTGCAGGGAGGCAAACACTCAGGTTGCTAGGTTACCTCAGCCTCTTGAGGAGCCTTGAAATACAACAGtatttcatcacacacacacagttaacacatgAGTACTGAAAGGTTAACTAGAGAGTGTTTCACCAAATACTGCTGATATACACCTTGTTTTTTATTACATAGTTTTGGGGAGATGTGAACATACTGTGGTGACATTTTATTAAATACTATAATTGTTTAATCATGTTTGGATGCATGTTTTTCTGACAGTGGGTATCTACAGCATTTGGTTCTATGACAAGAGGGACTGTCAACGCATTGCTCAGCTGATGGTCAAGTAAGTCGATGCACATTTGACAAAGAAAATGACACTTATGCTTGCTGTAGACTTTATGTTGTGCTTTAATTCTTCCCAGGATTGTTAAACAAGAAGCTGACCATGCTCAGCAGAAGTCACCAGAGATGACAGAGCCTGGGAGAACTAATGGTGTGTCAGAACCCCGGCCCATCGACATCCTGGAAATGCTCAGCAAGGCCAAAGAGGAATATCAGAGagtaaggagaaaaaaaacactgtctgtGCAAATATAGcattatttagtttatttagtaTTTCTTATTTATAGACGACCATGCATCATATACAAAAACACTCATTTATATCTGACTGAACTAATATGGCATTTGTTGTCAGCACACTGAAACACCAATCTGAGCAATAGATttgattccccccccccccccccgtgcaTACAAGAGATTACAGTGATGCAAAACCCAGGATTATTTCAGGTGTGGGGGTGTCTGTTTCATGAGCTGGAGGTGAAATCTGACTTCATGCATTCTCCCTAACCTATTTTTGTGTCCCCATCATCATCTGGCTCtatttgaaaaattaaaaatacaatttaatttcagaatcagaattactttatttattactttataaagaagaagaaacatatttgctactgtataaaaacctttacatagtaaagagcatgacatgaatgtaccagtatgtatgtacagtgcctgagtgactgttacagttcagagttcagtagtttgattgagacaggcaggaatgacttcctgtgtctctcagtggtgcatcgtgggagtcggagtctgttgctgaacaagctcctgtagctggtcagcacagtgtggagcgggtgagagggacagtccagtatggcctttattttggacaacatcctcctctgacacacctgtcagagagtccaggtcctctcctacaacatggccgccttcctgatgattctgtcgagtctgtttatgtcccttaccctcagactgctgccccagcagacaacagcatacatgatggcactggccaccacagactcatagaacatgTATGATATGTATGAAATGGAAATATGATGTTGTGTCTGTCATGCAGGCGCAGGCAGGTGATATCGATGTCTCTGCAGGACCCAATGTGAAAGCAATGATCAACTCCACAGAGCATGCCCACAACGCGCCGCCAAATGAAAGagtacatatacatacatagcACAGCTGTTGATTTGTTCACGTTCAGTCAACCGTTGTTTGCCTTGTTTTGACTCATCAGCTtatatttaatttcttttttcatcCCACCAGAGCTCTCATACAGTGGTGAAGCAAATCACAGTTGAGGAACTCTTTGGCTCATCTCTCCCTAAGGAGCCGTCTTTACCCACCATGCCCACACAGAACCCTCCTGTTCCCAGTGATCCCTCTCCTGCATATGTCCAGCAACAGCCATATCCCACTCCACCTAACCAAAGCCAACTCCTTGCCCCCCAACCTGCATCCAACCAGCGGCACCCAGCTCCTGGTCTACTACCAGCTCCCTACGCGCTGCACCCACGTCCTGTTTTTCAGACTGTGGTCGCCCGTTCAGACTCCCAGCCTCACTGCCCAGTCTCCCCTCTCATGGTGCCTCCAGCTGGTTCAGAGCAGCGTGCTGTCCCTACTGGTCCCACGGTGCCTCCAGCAACACCTGCGGCCTATTTGGGACAGGAGATACTCAACACCCTAAAACCAACAATGCCATCTGTAAATTCTGACATCCACAAGCCCATTCTTGCACCCAGCTTCCTTCCCAGCACATTGTTTCCACCCCATAGCTTCCAAGAGCCCCTGGGGaaacttctgcagcacaaagAGATGGAGGTTTTCTCTCAGCCTCCAAACCTGATGAAACCCATGTCTGTGAGTCTGTTTGCTGATACCACCCTTGTCATCTGCCTTTACAACAGCATGTTAGTTTCTAATTTTGGTCTTTTTCCAGGCTGTTCCCATGAGTCCAGGGCTAGCTGTCAAAGGCATGGAGAATTCGGTGCTTCTGTCCCCCAGCGCTTTCCAGCAGAACGTCAATAAGGCAACAGCAGCCTCATCAGTGGTCCCTCATGCTCCCTCTGAGCCCTCATCAGCCTCAGGAGGAGCTGTAGATCCTTTACCCACAGCATGCACTAAAACACATCTACAGGAGACTCTGATACACCTCATCAAGGTACACGAACACACGCTGGCAGCAACATTTCATTCATCTGTTTCAAAAGTAAATATATTCAATTGGTTCTTATGTGCTTACTTTGTAGAATGATGACAGCTTCCTCGCTGCCATTCATGATGCCTACCTTCAGACTCTATCTAAGGATTTTAGCAACATGAAGCTATAGTCCTACTTCAACCATCATGCTGTTACTGACGGAGCTGTGACCACTGAAGACAGCAGAAGATAATGGAGCCTCACAGAAGCACACACTTCTAAAGAATGAGTCCATCTGCACCACTTAACCCCTCTGGATTAGAACTACCATTGGAAAGAAGGATGAGAAAAGAACTTCCCAGATCGGccatgtgttttcttttataaGTATGGTTTAGAAGTTGGCCAGTTATTCAGGGAGAGAACCACAGTGGAGCTTCGGTGACCTCTAATCCCTTTTGACTTTTAGACATCTTAAACATTATGGCATTTACAGAGGCTGCTTCTCGTCACACATCTATGGAGTTCTTGTGGTTGATTGTGGGATACAGTGATCAAACGCTCCAACTGCTTATCAGGACAAAGAACTGCTTTGGTGGTCTTTTTGTAGATGGACTGTCTCGCTGTGTGGCGTTAAAAGTGACTACTGATTCCTATTTTCCTTCCACTAAAACCTCAACATAATGCTGAAGCATGTATATTTTTTGTAAGGCCACAGAGAAGCTGCACAGTaattgtttttgtgtcattttgtttggCAGAACTTTTTTGTTTCGACCATTTCCAGGAAAGAACTTTTTTAGCGTAcgacatttaacacacacaccagcttttttttgctacattttCCATGCTCCTCCCGTATGTGTAACATCATCTCTCCTCCATTAGCAGAACTCGCTGGAGGTTCTTGGAGGAGACTGTGCAATAGACAAAAGTCACAAAGCCTTTAGGGATACCAGCATTTTAGTGTGATTCTATAGAGTTGTGAGGACCTTCACATGATCTATAATTGAAATGTTAAGATTACTTAAAGTTTGGATTATTGTTTACATTCAGTAATAGCTTAAATACCAGTGGAGCTGATGTGCTTTTGAAAACTCCAGTCTGCTTCAAAGTAGTTGAGTTTATATCCAAACTGATAATGACAGAAAACTACCTCTGCTCCCGTTTCTCAATTTATTTGTCTTGAGTCACAAAAACTTAacctgggttttttttttgttttattgttttgttttgtttttttttgcagtaaaaAGCTACTGCAGCAATTTTACTTTCATTACCACAACAGAGGTAGGAAGCGgcacatctgtctgtcttgttTTCTTCCACTCTTGTTACAAATGCTCACCTCACAAACGACCATTGAGACATAAATTTAGAATCAAATGATGTGTTGCAGCCAATGGAGCAAAATCTGTTCGCTTCATTCCCATGTACTAAATTTTCTTTTCAGAGCCAACACACTTCTTCATGTGTTGGTTAAATAAAGAATGTTTGCAATGTACAGATTGTTTTTAATTCCAGTCATATTTAAggttttaattttgttttttaatgcttgATATAATTTATCCCATTCAGCAGAGATGtgattttttgggggggggatTCTTTTCAGATTCATTTGAAAACTGTTGTCACTGGGCGTAATTTTGTTTATTATGGCTATTTTCTAATATTAAAGATTTGAAAGTAGGaagtgtctttgttttgtttgccactttttatttttaattggctgTGAAATGAGCAGTGCATTCatgtgctgcttgtttttagTAATAAAACAAGGAATGATTTTAAATCAAAAGCTTAATGAATCTACATTTTCAATGATTGAAATGTTCACGGAACTTTTATATCCTTAGGAAAAGTTTTGGTGTGTAATTAAAAAGGCCGAGTGATGGTTAATGATCAGAATATATGTGGTATAAgatctaaataaataattagcTATGCCAGTGCACTCCAATATGAAGATTTTAGAATAGCAAAAGCATGTTAAAGTCAATCTTGGCTGAAAGTGGGTctgtattgttttttcagtcatCTGCCATGTTTCTGCAACAACTTGACCTATACAACCTTTTTGCTGACTATTTAAATTGTGTATGACATCCACCCACATGTAAACAGATGTGCAATCTTTGACGttattttttttggttcctGTCATCTGAACACATGTAGCTGCACAATATTTTCACTGTGTAGTGATTGTAAGTCTACAATCTATAATATGTGAGTCTACATAGACATGGAATATGAAATGTACCTTGACTGTTGCCAGGTATTTATAGGATTTTTCGActcaaagggaaaaaaataagaacaaatgTAGAACATTTTTCAAGAATTCTGCAGTGTATCTGTTTGACCTCCAGGTGTCACTAGCTGCTCACCGTAAGGCTGCAGTGCCCCACAGCATGGAGCTGTACTACTGAAAGCATTAATGTggtgtggctgtttgtgtgaattTCCTCTGATATTTTGATACACATATACCTATCAAATCCTGTATAAAGTATAAAGGTTTTCCATCTGGATCACCATCACAATGGACTAGCTAGACCCCTGCTGGTCCAATTAAGGTGCCTGCATTTAGTTTGAAAAGTCTCCCAGTCCTTAGCAGAttcccaccaataatttgatcccctccttaaaaaaaactgattgggtgcagaaagggttaaattcaGTTGCAATCATAGGTCCCCACCCTAACCCTTCCTTGCATGTGTATACATTACAGGCCTACAGCTAATCGGGTTAGCCTCTGCTAAGGTGAGCTCACTGTCATTTGTGATCCCTCTTTTTGCACGCCATGCACctttcttcctgctcttcaCGCCGAACTGTGTCACAACAGGCCTTCTGCTTCAGATCAGTTCCCCTTATTGCATTGAGTGTGCCTTTAAATTCCACACCCACTTGttttgtaaatatgaaaatgttttatGCGTTAAGTAGTTTTCATGGTTATATTGCTGAAGACCGAATTGGCACATGCATGAAGCTGAATGTGCAGCTACATGAAAAGTCCATTACCTGAGTGACAGCTTATGTGAGGCTATTTATAGGACAGGCTTCTGTGCATCTGTGGCCTGTATAAATTCATGAGGTGAGTTTATGTGCTAAGAACATACAGTTGGAGAAAATCATTACCCCCCCCCCATTAAAAATGTCATCTTTTTATCACATATTCACCAAGTGTGCTTAGATCAAAGCTTTTTAACATGTTTCCTCAGGAGATGTGACTCGGACTTGTTGAAAGCTGCACCAAGTGACTCCAGGCTGTTATCATACAGAAAGGATACACAACTGACTGTTAGCATCAGGGAGGGGTCAAAAATGTAACCACATTTCCAAACCAGTATGTCAGAAAATATTGTGTATTAAACAGACAAGCATgggaaatatatatttattttattgtttccaGCTAGTAGCAATGTACAATGTTTGCACTTTATTACAAACCTGCCATGTTTTTGCAAACATGTCCTCTACAGTTTGGTCTGTGTACAAAGTTTTTGTTGCGCATCACATTCATACCTAAACTGGAACGTGATCCTTGTCTTTGTGCATTCTAATTTCAGGTTTCCTCGTTTCTGCTGGACACAACATTGTATATATATAGTGAGCAGTATTCAGACAGTACTACAAGGTTTCACAGAACTACAGTGAACCTGATCGTCCTTGACTAGTGTGCCACGAGCGTGCACTTGCGCGTGAGAGTTCGCGTGTGGCCTTGGTCTTGATCCACAGCCCTCCTACTCGCGGTTGTGATCATGCGTGGACAGTTTGGACTAACTGTTTTTTTAGCCTGAGATTAGCCATATTCATAGGCTTTACGTGCAAACAcgccccctctccccctctccctcctccccctcctccccgcGCTCTGTCACTGTCCTGCCTCTTTTAACCCGGTAACCGTCCGCTGCGCACTCGTCGCGTTCATTTTTTGGGACAGCAGACCGGGGACTTTTAACTCTTCACTCTGTTTAACGGACTTGTGCGTGTGCGTACGTGATTTTTTtggtgcatcatcatcatcatcatcatcatcatccatcaaCATCCAGATGGAGGACTACCACAAACCGGACCAGCAGACGGTGCAGGCGCTCAGGAACATCGCCACCCGCCTCCGGATCAACTCCATCAAGGCGACAACTGCAGCGGGCAGCGGGTAAGATCAGGAACGGGGACCGAAAGAGTCCGCCTATAGGTGGGCACGGTTCACTTCCAGGGGCTGATTATAAATCTACATGGATTGTGCTGGTACGGCTGGAGCGCGGTTTATGAGAGTGGGTGCGTAAAAACACAGTATGACTATTTCCTGCTGGACTTACAGCAGGATAGGAAGAAGCAGCCATGTCAGGCTAAGAGTGCAAATATTGCATGGTGCGTATTATAAACCCAGACCTTCTGTGCAGCATTTGTGCGTAATTAACACTTGGAGAGTTTACGCACCGCGCCACCGAGCCtctcataataaataaaacacgtTATTACGCAGAGTTGTTCGGTGAGAAATTGCTGCAGGTGCACCACTGTTCCGCTCTGTGATCAGTTATGTAACCGAGGAGCACCGGCACGATCCCTGTCCCTGATCCCGTCACAGCGCAGTCAGTGGGAAGGCTGCAGCTCGTGGATGGCGGTGTGGCGTGAGGCGCTGCAGCCGATGAACGGCACGAACGCGCTTCCACCGCCTCCCCCGTGCCTCCCCCCGCTGCGGGCGCCGTCGACACATCAGTAATAATAactaagcaaaaaaaaaaacgtccgGTGtggaatttcaaaataaaactcacaaatACGCCGCAACAAAATCAAAACATAGctcctttttccttctttgtgAGGTccacacactttgtgtgtgtgtgtggaggagttaAATAGTAAACAACAATATTTATGAGTTTAAGTTGCTGCTGCatgtcattaaaataaaacgaacataaataaaaatcctTATATTTTTCACCTtgcatcatttttatgttattttattttgtttttgattgATCACATCTTTTCCTTCAGGACACTAAGGCAAAATTCAGGAAGCCTGGTGGAGGTATTTTAAGATAAATGTGTTACATTATCACCACTTTAACAACACAGCAAATGATGGTTTTCtattttcctgtgtgtgtgcatgaggcaGTCCAAATGCATTCACACTTATTGATGTGCGTCTGAGAGAGGCTTACTGAGTATGATGTTGATTCTGATGCTCTGACCCCGACAAAGTCAGGCTGACTAATATGTTGTGTGCCTTACATAACTCTGACTACAGCATGAATTAATGCAGTGGATTAAAAGGGATCAGACTGCTCGTTCGCCTCTTCATCACCTGCCCTTTTTCCTCATCCTGTATATGTCCTGAGCATGCTGGTAGAGAGTAAGAAGACTGAAACGCTCTTTGTGTGTAATACTTCTCTCACAATTGTTGTGTTGCAGTCATCCCACATCATGTTGCAGCGTGGCAGAGATCATGTCTGTGCTGTTCTTTCATTCCATGAAGTACCAGCCTGAAGACCCACGTAACCCCAACAATGACCGATTTGTCCTCTcaaaggtaacacacacacacagtgtccgcATATCACATTTATGCCACAAGATTTGACAATTGATTTGCCACTCAGTTATCAGACAAGTGGACCTGAACATGGTACCATGTTGATAAGCTTCACACCAGTGACACAGACATGTGCATAAGCTTTGATTTGTGCCTCTTCAGGGTCATGCGGCCCCTGTGCTGTACGCCGTGTGGGCAGAGACCGGCTACCTGA is part of the Parambassis ranga chromosome 7, fParRan2.1, whole genome shotgun sequence genome and harbors:
- the dcp1a gene encoding mRNA-decapping enzyme 1A isoform X1, with amino-acid sequence METVNAGHMMSLAALQRQDPYINNLLDVTGQVALYNFNSKANEWEKTEIEGTLFVYSRSASPHHGFTIMNRLSTENLVEPINKDLEFQLQDPFLLYRKGNLGIYSIWFYDKRDCQRIAQLMVKIVKQEADHAQQKSPEMTEPGRTNGVSEPRPIDILEMLSKAKEEYQRAQAGDIDVSAGPNVKAMINSTEHAHNAPPNERSSHTVVKQITVEELFGSSLPKEPSLPTMPTQNPPVPSDPSPAYVQQQPYPTPPNQSQLLAPQPASNQRHPAPGLLPAPYALHPRPVFQTVVARSDSQPHCPVSPLMVPPAGSEQRAVPTGPTVPPATPAAYLGQEILNTLKPTMPSVNSDIHKPILAPSFLPSTLFPPHSFQEPLGKLLQHKEMEVFSQPPNLMKPMSAVPMSPGLAVKGMENSVLLSPSAFQQNVNKATAASSVVPHAPSEPSSASGGAVDPLPTACTKTHLQETLIHLIKNDDSFLAAIHDAYLQTLSKDFSNMKL
- the dcp1a gene encoding mRNA-decapping enzyme 1A isoform X2 codes for the protein METVNAGHMMSLAALQRQDPYINNLLDVTGQVALYNFNSKANEWEKTEIEGTLFVYSRSASPHHGFTIMNRLSTENLVEPINKDLEFQLQDPFLLYRKGNLGIYSIWFYDKRDCQRIAQLMVKIVKQEADHAQQKSPEMTEPGRTNGVSEPRPIDILEMLSKAKEEYQRSSHTVVKQITVEELFGSSLPKEPSLPTMPTQNPPVPSDPSPAYVQQQPYPTPPNQSQLLAPQPASNQRHPAPGLLPAPYALHPRPVFQTVVARSDSQPHCPVSPLMVPPAGSEQRAVPTGPTVPPATPAAYLGQEILNTLKPTMPSVNSDIHKPILAPSFLPSTLFPPHSFQEPLGKLLQHKEMEVFSQPPNLMKPMSAVPMSPGLAVKGMENSVLLSPSAFQQNVNKATAASSVVPHAPSEPSSASGGAVDPLPTACTKTHLQETLIHLIKNDDSFLAAIHDAYLQTLSKDFSNMKL
- the dcp1a gene encoding mRNA-decapping enzyme 1A isoform X3; its protein translation is MLPARWLSTTSTPKQTNGSASPHHGFTIMNRLSTENLVEPINKDLEFQLQDPFLLYRKGNLGIYSIWFYDKRDCQRIAQLMVKIVKQEADHAQQKSPEMTEPGRTNGVSEPRPIDILEMLSKAKEEYQRAQAGDIDVSAGPNVKAMINSTEHAHNAPPNERSSHTVVKQITVEELFGSSLPKEPSLPTMPTQNPPVPSDPSPAYVQQQPYPTPPNQSQLLAPQPASNQRHPAPGLLPAPYALHPRPVFQTVVARSDSQPHCPVSPLMVPPAGSEQRAVPTGPTVPPATPAAYLGQEILNTLKPTMPSVNSDIHKPILAPSFLPSTLFPPHSFQEPLGKLLQHKEMEVFSQPPNLMKPMSAVPMSPGLAVKGMENSVLLSPSAFQQNVNKATAASSVVPHAPSEPSSASGGAVDPLPTACTKTHLQETLIHLIKNDDSFLAAIHDAYLQTLSKDFSNMKL